Part of the Aquimarina sp. TRL1 genome, AAATTCATACCCATCAACTTTTAAATCTGCATAGTTTCCTGTTTTAAAGGCTTCTCCTCCGACTCCACTGGTCTTGATCAGCCCTATAAGGTCAAAAGAATTACGTTTGTAGTATCCGATTTCACCAGCGATTCGGTTATTAAAGAACCCAAATTCAAGACCAGTACTAAATTCTTTTAGTTTTTCAAAGGTCAAATCATTGTTCTCTAGGGATCTGATTCCTATTACACTTTCTACGTCTTGTGGGCGCAATGGTACACGAGCTCTTAGATCCAAAGAGGCACTGGTTAATGGTCCTCTTCCTCCTGATAGTCCATACGTAGCTTTTAACTTAAGATTGTTTATCCAATCCGCATACAAGAAATCCTCTTTATGAATATTCCATGCTCCACTAATGTTATAGTTGGTTAAATAGCGTGCTTTGCTACTGGATCCTTGTAAGTTAGATCCATCATATCGTAACGTTCCGTTTAAGGTATATTTGTTCTTTAAGCTGTATCCTGCATTGAAGAAGAAACCAGTGAAACGATCTCTAAAATTTCTAATGCCAAAGTATTGATCTCTGCTATCTGTTAATTGGTCAATAGCATCTGGATTGGTATTTACAATATATCCATTATCATATGAGATACCAAAACCTGTATATTCTCTACTTTGTCTGGTGGTAGATTTAACCTCTTGCCCTAATAAGAATGAGAAAATATTATTGTCATTTAATTTTGGATTCCAGGTAATAGCATTTCTAAGGTATGCATAATCAAGTATATCTTCGTTATAAATATTTAATCCACCTTCTGGTAATATAGAATATCGAGGTCTTCTGGGATTATCCTGATCTTGGTATAAAAACGGGTTGATATTGATTAAGACACCGTCATCTGCTCGATAAGCCTCTGCCTGATTCGAATTATCCCCAATTATATGCTCCCGTTGTGTAATTGCCTTTCTATAGTTAAAAGTGGAACTAAATGAAAGATTGTCTTTTATCTGATAGTTCAAATCGGTCTGGAATGTAATATCCGTAACATCAATATCAATGAAGTTATTTCTTAGTTCGTGGATGATATTGAACGGTGCATAGTTCTTTCTGAAGAATTCCAGATTTCCATTTGCGTCATAAGGGGTTACACTTCTACTATTAGTCAGAGAAAAGCTAAATGGGTTGATGTCAAATTCCCTTTCGAATTCTCCTGTAACAGAATTTAATTCTCTGTCATTTGTTCCCGGAGCTCTCTGATCTCTGATGCTTCCTACAATAGAGGTTCCTAATGTAAGTTTATCTGATAGATTAAATTTAGTATTTAGTCGGGCGGTATAGCGTTGTACCTCATCTCCGATCGTCTGCCCTTCATCATTTAAGTAACTTAAAGAAAAGAAGTATACAGCATCATCACTACCTCCAGAAATGTTTAAAGAGTGATTTTGTTGTATAGAAAGGTCATTAAATAATGTTTTAAACCAATCGGTGTTTGCTGTTTGATACCTTCTGAAATAATCATTGTCTAATTCTCCGTTAGGACCAACAGGGGCTTCATTCGTAGCTCTCAGGTTATAGTACTTCCCAATTACTCCATAAGATTCAGCACGCTGAGCAGTGGTTAGATCGATTAATCCTTTATTAACCAGTTCTGCATATACAGATAATTCCTGCTGAGAGTTTAGTACATTAAAGTTGTTATATCGAGGACGTAATCTATGAGAGAAACTACTGTTGTAGTTGATTCTCATCTGTCCTTTTTTACCATTTTTAGTGGTAATTACAATTACCCCGTTTTTAGCTCTGGCTCCGTACAAAGCGGTAGCAGAAGCATCTTTTAGAATGGAGAAAGATTCAATATCATCCGGGTTGATCCCAGCACTAGAGGATCCGATAAGAGAATTGATATCTCCTGAAGAAAGATCATCCTGACTTAGTTCTACATTGTCTTCCAGGATTACTCCATCGACTACCCAAATAGGATTGTTATTACCATTAATAGAAGTATTACCACGAATTCGAATTCTTGGAGAAGCTCCAAAAGAACCAGAAACGTTATCTACCACAACTCCGGCATCTTTTCCTTCTAGCATTCTAGAAGCATCAGACACTCCGTCTATTTTTACATCTTCTAATTTTAAACGAGTGGCTGCTCCGGTAAATAAGCGACGGTCGATTT contains:
- a CDS encoding SusC/RagA family TonB-linked outer membrane protein, with protein sequence MRLTVLLLFVSLLRINASSYSQNTRISMDINNISVEKVFDLIKKKTEFKIFYKNSEVNLKRKITLKARKQKIGYILDKALKNTNISYKIVDKQIVLFKSNINDREIQNRLKEIQDLIEIKGQVVDKNGSPIPGTTVSIEGTSKGVVTDFDGMFVIKVNKANVLVIENLGFETQKITITNQKKLKVVLKESVEALDEVIITDGYKKIDRRLFTGAATRLKLEDVKIDGVSDASRMLEGKDAGVVVDNVSGSFGASPRIRIRGNTSINGNNNPIWVVDGVILEDNVELSQDDLSSGDINSLIGSSSAGINPDDIESFSILKDASATALYGARAKNGVIVITTKNGKKGQMRINYNSSFSHRLRPRYNNFNVLNSQQELSVYAELVNKGLIDLTTAQRAESYGVIGKYYNLRATNEAPVGPNGELDNDYFRRYQTANTDWFKTLFNDLSIQQNHSLNISGGSDDAVYFFSLSYLNDEGQTIGDEVQRYTARLNTKFNLSDKLTLGTSIVGSIRDQRAPGTNDRELNSVTGEFEREFDINPFSFSLTNSRSVTPYDANGNLEFFRKNYAPFNIIHELRNNFIDIDVTDITFQTDLNYQIKDNLSFSSTFNYRKAITQREHIIGDNSNQAEAYRADDGVLININPFLYQDQDNPRRPRYSILPEGGLNIYNEDILDYAYLRNAITWNPKLNDNNIFSFLLGQEVKSTTRQSREYTGFGISYDNGYIVNTNPDAIDQLTDSRDQYFGIRNFRDRFTGFFFNAGYSLKNKYTLNGTLRYDGSNLQGSSSKARYLTNYNISGAWNIHKEDFLYADWINNLKLKATYGLSGGRGPLTSASLDLRARVPLRPQDVESVIGIRSLENNDLTFEKLKEFSTGLEFGFFNNRIAGEIGYYKRNSFDLIGLIKTSGVGGEAFKTGNYADLKVDGYEFALSTVNIKTPKFSWTTNFNVGYNTEKITELRFNPRLVDLITSTGAPFTGREISALYSTRFAGLNEFGIPTFFDADNNRVTNINLQDREDIEKILKYEGPTQPRGAGGLTNTFTFGDFTLAANISFKFDYKIRLNSNFDSRYTDFNSLPQELINRWSLPGDENTTNIPAILDRRITRDILRNDNAYHLYNNSDIRVADGTYARMRSIALGYTVPKSYAQKLGLSSAKVRVQGENLFLLYSDDKLQGQDPEFFNTGGAALPLAKTITVSLNVGF